In bacterium, the genomic stretch CCGCGTGGCGGTCTGGCTCGAGCTTCGGCAGCTTTCAATGCTAAAAATCTGAAGCGGCCTAGAGGGATGACATAAATCCAAAAACTCCCCGAAGGGAGTTTTTGATTGAATAAATATATTCAAGTGTTTACTTAAGCTCAGCGGTTGCGCCCGCTTCCTCTAATTTCTTCTTTAATTCATCGGCGGCTGCTTTGTCCAAACCTTCCTTTACGGTCTTCGGCGCACCGTCAACGAGGTCTTTCGATTCTTTGAGGCCAAGTCCTGTTGCTTCGCGGACCACCTTAATGACCGCAATCTTTTGCGCACCTCCTTCCTTCAAGACGACATCAAAGCTCGTCTTCTCCTCGGCTTCCTCGGCTGCGCCCGCTCCTGCACCGGCTGCTGCCATCATCATGGGAGCTGCGGCGGATACGCCAAACTTCTTCTCCAATACCTTCACCAATTCCGAGAGGTCGAGAACGCTCATTTTGGAAATTTCCTCCACGAGTTTCTCGAACTTTGCCGGAACTTCTACGTTTGTGTCTTCAGACATATCTGAGAATCACGAATTTACAGATATTACACAAATATACAGATTCACGAATAAATTTTTAGATCTATTCGCAATTCGCGTTATTCGCATAATATTCGCATCATTCGCGATTAGTTACTTGGTTGCTAATTTATTGATAATAGTTGTGAATCCGGAAACAGGCCCATTGAGCACCCGTACGAACGAAGACATGGGAGCCATAAACGTGCCCAAAAGCTTCGCCAGCATTTCCTCTTTGGACGGCAACTTAGCCAGTTCCAATACGTCGGCCTTTGACAGAGTTTTCCCTTCAAAGATCCCTCCTGCCACTTGCAGCTCCGGCAGTTCCTTTGTTACCTGCGTGAAAAGCTTGGCCAATTGACTGTCTTCGGTTTTGTGAGTGACCACAGCCAATGTATCCTTATACTTTTCCAAACCTTCCGCGGGCAACCCCGCTTCTTTAAGCGCAATGCGCGCGAGCGTCTTTTTTATGACCTTATACGAACCACCCTCCTTCTTTACCTTGCGGCGGAACATCTGGCTTTTCGCCACGGACATACCTTTGTAGTCGGCAAAAATGACCATGTGAGCCTGCTTCAAAATACCCACCGCATCCGAAACGATCTTTGTTTTTTCATCACGAGTTAGAGGCATATAGATTATGAATTATATTAGTGACTACCCCAGCACTAAAGCCCGACGGGACGCTGAACACATTCAATGCATTTTTCACGGTGGCGCCTGCGGCTTACTTCTTAGGTACACCAAAATATTCTTTTGGCTTAGTGCGGGGTTATTGTTTTATTGCTAAAATTTTCAAAGAAAATTTTAGCAATAAAACAATAAAAAAATCTCGACCTTGAGAACCGAG encodes the following:
- the rplL gene encoding 50S ribosomal protein L7/L12, producing the protein MSEDTNVEVPAKFEKLVEEISKMSVLDLSELVKVLEKKFGVSAAAPMMMAAAGAGAGAAEEAEEKTSFDVVLKEGGAQKIAVIKVVREATGLGLKESKDLVDGAPKTVKEGLDKAAADELKKKLEEAGATAELK
- the rplJ gene encoding 50S ribosomal protein L10, which codes for MPLTRDEKTKIVSDAVGILKQAHMVIFADYKGMSVAKSQMFRRKVKKEGGSYKVIKKTLARIALKEAGLPAEGLEKYKDTLAVVTHKTEDSQLAKLFTQVTKELPELQVAGGIFEGKTLSKADVLELAKLPSKEEMLAKLLGTFMAPMSSFVRVLNGPVSGFTTIINKLATK